One Leptospira meyeri genomic region harbors:
- a CDS encoding DUF1577 domain-containing protein produces MDQITGKEQKHHVILHYLMNQEMKSNWNGQTQTMTVTQELPGGEEIVVDWSEVWPLTQGSTFILSKLLARYLELHCTFVKQLSPHKIQIHVDKVLIAKKERLNPRFTITEEGLVNVTNIVSSKTIIEANMFNIPTLVRVNFEDYRKRMVVRSGEPGTMDIFKSGLERKFDVVKSSHKILFIKDATNADSYRFDAEGFINYEDEIEEQVEKLAMVARDKKIKSELILPILYKNELEEIIPIGYYWLQTKDKFITDEDLIFYQTQISEMIERIKDANLMTTVEKFPVLDLSATGLKLRIANSSLVETLPKQKGILLELVFKLQTPFRFFGKIAWAKKEDSGDLLVGVEFSGKRTYAEKVRFEENIEIIKNNGKSAA; encoded by the coding sequence ATGGATCAAATCACAGGGAAAGAGCAAAAGCACCATGTGATCTTACACTATCTCATGAATCAAGAAATGAAATCAAATTGGAATGGGCAAACCCAAACCATGACCGTCACACAGGAATTACCTGGTGGAGAAGAGATTGTTGTTGATTGGTCTGAAGTTTGGCCGCTCACCCAAGGTTCAACCTTTATCCTTTCTAAACTTTTGGCACGATACTTAGAACTTCATTGCACTTTTGTAAAACAACTTTCGCCACATAAAATCCAAATTCATGTAGATAAAGTTCTCATTGCAAAAAAGGAAAGATTAAATCCACGTTTTACAATTACAGAAGAAGGACTTGTCAACGTAACGAATATCGTCAGTTCCAAAACCATTATTGAAGCCAATATGTTTAATATACCGACTCTTGTGCGAGTAAACTTTGAAGACTATCGCAAACGGATGGTGGTTAGATCCGGTGAACCAGGAACGATGGATATTTTCAAATCAGGATTAGAACGAAAGTTTGACGTTGTAAAATCAAGTCACAAAATTCTTTTTATCAAAGATGCAACAAATGCGGATAGTTATCGTTTCGATGCAGAAGGTTTTATCAATTATGAAGATGAAATTGAAGAACAAGTTGAAAAACTCGCAATGGTTGCTAGAGATAAAAAAATAAAATCCGAACTCATTCTACCCATTCTTTATAAAAACGAATTAGAAGAAATCATTCCCATTGGATATTACTGGTTACAAACAAAAGATAAATTTATCACCGATGAAGATTTGATTTTTTACCAAACACAAATTTCAGAGATGATCGAAAGGATCAAAGATGCCAATCTAATGACCACAGTCGAAAAATTTCCTGTTTTGGATCTGTCTGCCACTGGATTAAAACTTCGAATTGCAAATAGTAGTTTGGTGGAGACACTTCCCAAACAAAAAGGAATTTTGTTAGAACTGGTTTTTAAACTTCAAACTCCATTTCGTTTTTTTGGTAAAATTGCATGGGCAAAAAAAGAAGATTCCGGAGACTTACTTGTGGGTGTGGAATTCTCCGGAAAACGAACCTATGCTGAAAAAGTTCGCTTCGAAGAGAATATCGAAATCATTAAAAATAATGGGAAATCCGCAGCCTAA
- a CDS encoding patatin-like phospholipase family protein has translation MVSKEFSSKSPNQSKLPKAKGAKRALLVEGGGMKGAFSGGVLYAWNRFLRPNYFDLVVGVSSGACAAAYYVSMPKEEPVKSEKALAVWYRDLSGRKLISFLHPFQGKTLLNQEYLIDFIFRKKVRLESETLDRKNVPHFAIAVSNLHTHSIEYIKATSSNVFDLLKAATSLPIATRGKHWLDGKLYSDAAILNPLPIQDIIEAGYKEIVVIMNSPIRHISGPLTRLTSLLAFPKHRTIRKLMRKLHHFHFNIAREIVVKPPRGVKIITVAPDAPLPVKLTTTIRTKLYKTVLLGAKKGEDALQRILKRKFKKQK, from the coding sequence ATGGTGTCGAAAGAATTTTCTAGTAAATCTCCTAACCAATCCAAACTTCCCAAGGCAAAAGGGGCGAAACGAGCCTTACTGGTCGAAGGGGGAGGGATGAAAGGAGCATTTTCTGGCGGAGTTTTGTATGCTTGGAACAGGTTCTTACGACCGAATTACTTTGATTTGGTGGTTGGCGTTTCCTCCGGCGCTTGTGCGGCTGCCTATTATGTATCAATGCCGAAAGAAGAACCTGTCAAAAGCGAAAAAGCGTTGGCCGTTTGGTACAGAGACTTATCGGGAAGAAAACTTATTTCATTTTTGCATCCCTTTCAAGGTAAAACTTTACTCAATCAAGAATACTTAATCGATTTTATCTTCCGTAAAAAAGTCCGATTGGAATCAGAAACTTTAGATCGTAAAAATGTTCCTCATTTTGCCATTGCAGTAAGTAATCTCCATACTCATTCAATTGAGTACATCAAAGCCACTTCTTCGAACGTTTTTGATTTATTAAAAGCAGCAACTTCGTTACCGATTGCAACTCGCGGAAAACATTGGTTAGATGGAAAGTTATATTCAGATGCTGCGATTTTGAATCCACTTCCAATTCAAGATATCATCGAAGCTGGTTATAAAGAAATTGTGGTGATTATGAATTCACCAATTCGACATATATCGGGTCCGCTCACGCGTCTCACAAGTTTACTTGCGTTTCCAAAACACCGAACCATTCGTAAGTTAATGCGTAAACTCCATCATTTCCATTTTAACATTGCACGAGAAATTGTGGTGAAACCTCCTCGCGGAGTAAAGATCATTACTGTGGCTCCCGATGCACCTTTACCAGTCAAACTTACCACAACCATTCGGACAAAATTATATAAAACAGTCCTTCTTGGTGCTAAAAAAGGTGAAGATGCCTTGCAGAGAATTTTGAAACGAAAGTTTAAAAAACAAAAATAA
- a CDS encoding acyl-CoA thioesterase codes for MIRTEIQIRFNDMDPMRRVNNSSYSTYLELARLDFCNRYLQVSELEDIPFVLARVEMDLKSSVLPGASIFVETWVSSIGTTSWEFSYSIRDTKTNELYVSAKTVQVYFDYREKSKKPIPFDFLKSLEKERL; via the coding sequence ATGATTCGAACGGAAATTCAAATTCGATTTAATGATATGGACCCAATGCGAAGGGTCAATAACTCTAGTTATTCGACCTATTTAGAGTTAGCAAGGTTAGATTTTTGCAATAGATACCTACAGGTTTCGGAACTTGAAGACATTCCTTTTGTTCTGGCCCGTGTCGAAATGGATTTAAAATCGTCTGTTCTTCCAGGAGCTTCCATTTTTGTAGAAACTTGGGTTTCCTCTATCGGCACAACTTCTTGGGAATTTTCCTATTCCATCCGAGATACAAAAACCAATGAACTTTATGTCTCAGCAAAAACTGTTCAGGTTTATTTTGATTATAGGGAAAAATCCAAAAAACCAATTCCATTTGATTTTTTGAAATCTTTAGAGAAAGAACGTTTGTAG
- a CDS encoding LIC_11502 family protein, producing MSDAENEVYLTEIQGQLPSHLYVHVPKLISLFPQIEAIVNLPKGLPELLRKGIYFALIQSVVRLLERNTDPLLPEILPEYRELIRSVSETYSVLSPEVESNWLDECIQYGDKSAYHWEWKHFDSRELF from the coding sequence ATGAGTGATGCGGAGAACGAAGTATATCTTACTGAAATACAAGGCCAGTTGCCAAGCCATTTGTATGTCCATGTTCCAAAACTAATTTCCTTATTTCCGCAAATAGAAGCAATCGTGAACCTTCCCAAGGGGCTTCCTGAACTTTTACGGAAGGGCATTTATTTTGCCCTAATCCAATCTGTGGTTAGGCTTCTGGAACGAAACACGGACCCTCTCCTTCCAGAAATCCTACCTGAATATCGCGAGCTCATTCGTTCCGTTTCTGAAACCTATTCGGTTCTCAGTCCAGAAGTCGAATCCAATTGGTTAGATGAATGCATTCAATACGGGGATAAATCGGCTTACCACTGGGAATGGAAACATTTTGATTCCAGAGAATTGTTTTGA
- the queG gene encoding tRNA epoxyqueuosine(34) reductase QueG translates to MTNPIYQIRSQIKTICEKEGFSLVGFTEAKIPQSDLEHLDQWILENRFGNMDWFAKDHAVGIRNRFENLGLVPRSAICLGFIYRSNEGEKIVSQMQSKVSRYALGSDYHIILKKKGNRILKILKEQFPNHKFRQSVDSLPVAEKILTKESGIAWQGKNTNLIHPKLGSYFFLSTILTDLELGGPDPTEIITDHCGSCRKCLDVCPTGALEEYKIDARKCISYLTIEDRTDTEATDTFLQWDRKGWVYGCDLCQEVCPWNANVAKRNEVETTEPDFLPRPFWTNPNFIEKTSLTKEEFDSYFKDSPIERIGFEIWNRNLKQRES, encoded by the coding sequence ATGACAAATCCAATCTATCAGATTCGTTCTCAAATTAAAACCATTTGTGAGAAAGAAGGATTTTCTTTGGTAGGATTTACCGAAGCAAAGATTCCCCAATCTGATTTGGAACATTTGGACCAGTGGATTTTGGAAAATAGATTTGGGAATATGGATTGGTTTGCCAAAGACCATGCTGTTGGGATTCGAAATCGTTTTGAAAATTTGGGCCTAGTCCCTCGTTCTGCAATTTGCCTTGGGTTTATTTATAGATCAAATGAGGGTGAAAAAATTGTTTCTCAAATGCAATCAAAAGTTTCTCGTTATGCGTTAGGTTCTGATTATCATATCATTTTAAAGAAAAAAGGAAATCGGATATTAAAAATTCTAAAAGAGCAGTTTCCAAATCATAAATTTCGCCAATCGGTAGATAGTTTGCCCGTAGCGGAAAAAATTCTCACAAAGGAATCTGGAATTGCCTGGCAGGGAAAAAATACCAACCTCATCCATCCAAAACTAGGATCTTATTTTTTTCTTTCGACCATTCTCACCGATTTAGAATTAGGTGGTCCAGATCCTACTGAAATCATCACAGACCATTGTGGAAGTTGTCGCAAATGTTTGGATGTTTGTCCGACTGGTGCATTGGAAGAATATAAAATCGATGCAAGAAAGTGTATTTCTTATTTAACCATTGAAGACCGTACGGATACGGAAGCTACAGATACTTTTTTACAATGGGATCGAAAGGGTTGGGTTTATGGATGTGATCTTTGTCAAGAAGTTTGTCCCTGGAATGCCAATGTTGCCAAACGAAACGAAGTCGAAACCACAGAGCCCGATTTTTTACCGAGACCCTTTTGGACCAATCCCAATTTTATAGAAAAAACATCACTCACCAAGGAAGAGTTTGATTCTTATTTTAAAGACTCACCGATCGAGAGGATTGGTTTTGAAATTTGGAACCGAAACTTAAAACAAAGAGAATCCTAA
- the thiE gene encoding thiamine phosphate synthase: protein MENKINGVYLVTDRPLCLHYHLAEVVRLAALGGVSLVQLREKEADSRTFLELAKNLKEILSPFSIPLLINDRLDICLAAGADGVHLGQSDLPWWEARRILGNDALIGLSLETKEDFISLIQRNTNPPLNYLAVSPVFDTDTKTNTKPSWGLQGLKWLRSQTKLPIVAIGGIKESNAKAVLEAGADSLAVVSAICSAKDPKLATETLSAKFHF from the coding sequence ATGGAGAATAAAATCAATGGGGTTTATTTGGTAACAGATAGACCCTTATGTTTACACTATCATTTAGCGGAAGTTGTGAGACTTGCTGCTCTTGGTGGAGTTTCCCTTGTCCAACTGAGGGAAAAAGAAGCCGATAGCCGGACATTTTTAGAACTCGCAAAAAATTTAAAAGAAATCCTCTCTCCCTTCTCTATTCCCCTACTCATCAACGATCGTTTGGATATTTGTTTGGCAGCAGGTGCAGACGGTGTCCATCTGGGACAATCTGATTTACCTTGGTGGGAAGCTCGTCGAATTTTAGGAAACGATGCCCTCATTGGTTTATCCTTAGAAACAAAAGAAGACTTCATTTCCCTCATTCAGAGGAACACAAATCCTCCACTCAATTATCTTGCGGTTTCTCCCGTTTTTGACACGGATACCAAAACCAATACCAAACCATCTTGGGGACTCCAAGGCTTAAAATGGTTACGATCCCAAACAAAGTTACCCATTGTTGCCATTGGCGGGATTAAAGAATCCAATGCCAAAGCAGTACTGGAAGCTGGTGCCGATTCGCTTGCAGTTGTGAGTGCAATTTGTTCGGCAAAAGATCCGAAACTCGCAACGGAAACTCTATCGGCAAAGTTTCATTTTTAG
- the thiM gene encoding hydroxyethylthiazole kinase, with amino-acid sequence MSQSIIQNTIEDLETLRLKSPLVHNITNYVVMNNTANALLAIGASPIMAHAIEEVEEMVTICSATVINIGTLSEPWIKSMEKAASKAVSLNKPLILDPVGAGASNLRNMAIRRILGAGSPSIVRGNASEILSTLNSSGKTKGVDATDSSESAVDSGKSLSKVTGGVVVISGATDYILSGTDKAQVRNGDPLMTKVTGLGCTASAICGAFAAIQTNQFRAATSAMAVMGIAGEMAKSKTNSPGSFQIAFLDALYEIGEDTIKQRLNGE; translated from the coding sequence ATGTCTCAATCAATCATTCAAAACACTATCGAAGACTTGGAAACGTTACGTTTAAAGTCACCTCTCGTTCATAATATTACAAACTACGTAGTCATGAATAATACGGCCAATGCACTTCTTGCCATTGGTGCCTCTCCCATTATGGCTCATGCCATTGAAGAAGTGGAAGAAATGGTTACAATTTGTTCGGCAACTGTCATCAATATTGGAACTTTATCGGAACCATGGATCAAAAGTATGGAAAAGGCAGCATCAAAAGCTGTATCTCTTAACAAACCTCTCATTCTTGATCCAGTAGGAGCAGGAGCGAGTAACTTGCGTAATATGGCAATTCGCCGAATACTCGGAGCAGGAAGTCCAAGTATCGTTCGCGGGAATGCTTCTGAAATTCTATCCACTCTCAATTCTTCTGGAAAAACGAAAGGAGTGGATGCGACTGATTCTTCTGAGTCAGCAGTGGATTCAGGAAAGTCTCTTTCCAAAGTCACAGGTGGAGTGGTTGTCATCTCTGGGGCCACTGATTATATTTTAAGTGGAACTGATAAAGCCCAAGTGAGAAATGGAGATCCACTCATGACAAAGGTGACAGGACTTGGTTGTACAGCCTCTGCCATTTGTGGTGCCTTTGCCGCCATCCAAACCAACCAATTTCGTGCTGCCACTTCTGCCATGGCTGTGATGGGAATTGCAGGGGAAATGGCAAAATCCAAAACAAATTCTCCAGGAAGTTTTCAAATCGCATTTTTGGATGCCCTCTATGAAATCGGAGAAGACACCATTAAACAAAGATTAAATGGAGAATAA
- a CDS encoding response regulator has product MNKAILFVDDEQIILMSLKSQLKKHFGNEYRYETAQNTEEAWSIIEELAEEGIDILIIISDWLMPNQRGDEFLRDVHKTYPGIKKIIISGHIDELSLNKLRGEIDLHSFLNKPWSESDLIKKVEDAIAKIA; this is encoded by the coding sequence ATGAACAAAGCCATTCTCTTCGTTGATGACGAACAAATCATTCTGATGAGTCTGAAGTCTCAGCTCAAAAAACATTTTGGAAACGAGTATCGTTACGAAACTGCCCAAAATACAGAAGAGGCGTGGTCTATCATCGAAGAATTGGCCGAAGAAGGAATTGATATCCTCATCATCATTTCGGATTGGCTCATGCCCAACCAAAGAGGGGATGAGTTTCTTAGGGATGTCCACAAAACCTATCCAGGGATTAAGAAAATAATTATTTCCGGTCATATCGATGAGCTTTCTCTCAATAAATTGCGAGGGGAAATTGATCTACATAGTTTTTTAAACAAACCTTGGTCTGAATCGGATTTAATCAAAAAAGTAGAAGACGCCATTGCAAAGATTGCCTAG
- the map gene encoding type I methionyl aminopeptidase gives MIYIKNKSEIETMRKAGKFAAELLVYLEPFVKAGVTTLELNDLAEAYTKKHGHRSAPLGYKGFPKSICSSINHVVCHGIPKKEDVLANGDIVNLDVSPIVDGYIGDTSKTFIVGGKSTQEAEKLVADTEKAMWIGIEQVKPGNRIDDIGNAIDDFLTPLGYGIVRDLMGHGVGRNFHEEPQVPHFRSPRKLAKIEAGMIFTVEPMVNLGTWEVNFDKSDKWTVRTKDGKLSAQFEHTVLVTDKGYEILTKV, from the coding sequence GTGATTTACATTAAAAACAAATCTGAAATTGAAACGATGAGGAAAGCGGGAAAATTTGCCGCTGAACTCCTCGTGTATCTAGAACCCTTTGTCAAGGCAGGAGTGACTACCCTCGAACTAAACGATTTGGCCGAAGCCTATACCAAAAAACATGGCCACCGCTCCGCACCTCTCGGATACAAAGGGTTTCCTAAGTCCATCTGCTCCTCCATCAATCATGTCGTTTGCCATGGAATTCCCAAAAAAGAAGATGTCCTCGCCAATGGAGACATTGTCAATCTAGATGTATCTCCCATTGTAGATGGATACATTGGTGATACTTCCAAAACATTTATCGTGGGTGGAAAATCCACGCAAGAAGCAGAAAAACTGGTAGCAGATACCGAAAAAGCCATGTGGATCGGAATCGAACAAGTGAAACCGGGGAATCGGATTGATGATATTGGAAATGCCATTGATGACTTTCTCACCCCACTTGGGTATGGGATTGTTCGCGACCTAATGGGTCACGGTGTGGGAAGAAATTTCCACGAGGAACCACAAGTCCCTCACTTTCGCTCTCCACGCAAACTAGCAAAAATTGAAGCAGGAATGATTTTTACAGTCGAACCCATGGTCAATTTAGGAACCTGGGAAGTCAATTTCGACAAATCCGACAAATGGACCGTACGTACAAAAGACGGAAAACTCTCTGCCCAATTTGAGCATACCGTACTTGTCACAGACAAAGGGTACGAAATTCTAACAAAAGTTTGA
- a CDS encoding SpiroCoCo family coiled-coil protein: MGLEVFLLPFLASVAVTIGLRRLDKSNTKLSQLKRYASKLTDEIDGVALQKIQLVKDAGIDLDILVKQSRKVAEDIQSLSSESRDLFEKIRASKDYLSSLSGEMEQIQDLSSQVRREKQYMEEGLSQINTHKRELREVSEDMEALHNESISMLDTFQNKLNHRSDEILQSVAQKMVELESLLETKSDFLDNSLSKIAETAREKLLSHADVMVGETAGRLDHARKEMDLLLESMKYAQGDLDVRLTKFEDTSSLLSDKVDKFDERLEEKYQRASGKLEEKVNLLEKKIQERFDSIFDQVTHTKDSFMKGLVQETDAIKREIEDLSLETLSKRDDIINETRRQADGINQTIIQFQEKYLEAENKLLRQADIRKQELIREIEAFSEEFHRISEDLKEEASSLKKSALQELKDFDRELDSVRTNQETVIKTSLFDLRKELEERMNSDFKLQKNEMESDLEIVQSQIKNLSESITSQTKDVDEYVEELKSALRESAHEILETAEEKAKESEEIVTEKIRIANANLEQFVSKWEDELGKIREDQNYSIERLQDRLKEIHIEGADLLGEFQNQFQKAKSNLEMAAESKTKESISRLEEEGKLARSEVERILKHLEESGESFFNLQEEKMDRLNETIDSKISHQLTKLLDKGNVQLSQLEEKISNHLNTVKRNLDESIKRSKDESRKQIETYQKDYEKSFKEIAKESQDFLKESLDRFQDLKYEIKNGLDDLNETKEETLSSFQSEMETLKEDILTLSSELETVKEHSDLFASAKQIAEESNRAVEEISEALRSLEKNRPDIDLYQSAISEFSELRKEIANELENLKEAQFQTEDIDKQVQILASNLVHVSETMEGFEQSLTEVSSIETRVTKLTTEQSKIESFLSSLQESQDSVFTLVENLEGQKHNARELQARLDILDREIEVVEAREKELTETIRQAENRTSFLVEREAQIDSVERKFDKIEELLGDLSDRHRQILTLQKRLEDLKESSRETKDDLESLLGEADETFEKLSEFLDIVQGAMQSPVPAGKSDRKVSGNPLVERKRATIQSLHDNYQWSSEAISEKLNIEKSLVDSILGVRKK; encoded by the coding sequence ATGGGATTAGAAGTCTTTTTATTACCTTTTTTGGCCAGTGTTGCAGTGACCATTGGGCTTCGTCGTTTGGACAAATCGAACACCAAACTTTCCCAACTCAAACGTTATGCGTCCAAATTGACCGATGAAATTGATGGTGTCGCTCTCCAAAAGATCCAATTGGTGAAAGATGCGGGCATTGACCTCGACATCCTCGTCAAACAATCTCGTAAAGTTGCCGAAGACATCCAATCTTTAAGTTCAGAATCTCGCGACCTATTCGAAAAAATCCGCGCAAGCAAAGATTACCTCTCTTCTTTGTCAGGAGAGATGGAACAAATCCAAGATTTGAGTTCGCAAGTCCGTCGTGAAAAACAATATATGGAAGAAGGACTTTCTCAGATTAATACCCACAAACGAGAGTTACGTGAAGTGTCCGAAGATATGGAAGCCCTTCATAATGAATCCATCTCTATGTTGGATACTTTCCAAAACAAACTCAATCATAGAAGCGATGAGATTTTACAATCTGTCGCACAAAAGATGGTGGAACTAGAAAGCCTTCTTGAAACCAAATCAGATTTTTTAGACAACTCACTTTCTAAAATTGCAGAAACGGCTCGCGAAAAACTTTTATCCCATGCCGATGTGATGGTGGGTGAAACTGCAGGACGCCTTGACCATGCTCGTAAAGAAATGGATTTACTCCTAGAGTCCATGAAGTATGCACAAGGTGACTTAGATGTTCGCCTCACAAAATTTGAAGATACCTCTTCCCTACTCTCCGATAAAGTCGATAAGTTTGATGAAAGGTTAGAAGAAAAATACCAACGCGCTTCAGGTAAGTTAGAAGAGAAAGTAAACTTACTCGAGAAAAAAATCCAAGAACGTTTTGATTCCATCTTTGATCAAGTCACTCATACCAAAGATTCTTTTATGAAGGGTCTCGTTCAAGAGACAGATGCCATCAAACGAGAAATTGAAGACTTGTCCCTCGAAACACTTTCGAAACGTGATGACATCATCAATGAAACCAGAAGACAAGCGGATGGAATCAACCAAACCATCATCCAATTCCAAGAAAAATATTTGGAAGCGGAAAACAAACTCCTCCGCCAAGCAGACATTCGCAAACAAGAACTCATTCGGGAAATAGAAGCCTTCTCCGAAGAATTCCACCGCATTTCGGAAGATCTAAAAGAAGAAGCAAGTTCTCTCAAAAAAAGTGCACTCCAAGAACTCAAAGATTTTGATCGTGAGTTGGATTCTGTACGCACAAACCAAGAGACAGTCATAAAAACTTCTCTGTTCGACTTAAGAAAAGAACTCGAAGAAAGAATGAATTCTGATTTCAAACTTCAAAAGAATGAAATGGAATCGGATCTAGAGATAGTCCAATCACAAATCAAAAACTTAAGCGAATCGATCACATCACAAACCAAAGATGTTGATGAATATGTAGAAGAGTTAAAATCAGCCCTTCGTGAATCCGCTCATGAAATCCTAGAAACGGCAGAAGAAAAAGCCAAAGAATCCGAAGAAATTGTTACGGAAAAAATCCGAATTGCCAATGCCAACTTAGAACAATTTGTCAGCAAATGGGAAGACGAACTTGGCAAAATTCGTGAAGACCAAAACTACAGCATCGAAAGGCTCCAAGACCGACTCAAAGAAATTCATATAGAAGGTGCCGATCTTCTTGGTGAATTCCAAAACCAATTCCAAAAAGCAAAATCCAATTTGGAAATGGCCGCAGAGTCCAAAACCAAAGAAAGTATCTCTCGTTTGGAAGAAGAAGGAAAACTCGCAAGGAGCGAAGTCGAACGAATTCTCAAACATCTAGAAGAATCTGGTGAATCCTTTTTCAACTTACAAGAAGAGAAAATGGACAGACTCAATGAAACCATTGATTCCAAAATCTCCCACCAATTGACAAAACTTTTAGATAAAGGAAATGTTCAACTAAGCCAACTCGAAGAAAAAATCTCAAATCATCTAAATACTGTTAAACGTAACTTAGATGAAAGTATCAAACGTTCCAAAGACGAATCTAGAAAACAAATAGAAACATACCAAAAAGATTATGAAAAATCTTTCAAAGAAATTGCAAAAGAAAGCCAAGACTTCTTGAAAGAAAGTTTGGATCGTTTCCAAGACTTAAAATATGAGATTAAAAATGGATTGGATGACCTTAACGAAACTAAAGAAGAAACACTTTCTAGTTTCCAATCCGAAATGGAAACATTAAAGGAAGACATCTTAACTTTATCCAGTGAACTGGAAACGGTCAAAGAACATTCTGATTTATTTGCTTCCGCCAAACAGATTGCAGAAGAGTCCAACCGTGCAGTAGAAGAAATCTCTGAAGCACTCCGTTCGCTTGAAAAAAACCGACCGGACATTGACCTTTACCAATCTGCCATTTCTGAATTTTCGGAACTTAGAAAAGAAATCGCAAACGAATTAGAAAATCTAAAGGAAGCTCAGTTCCAAACCGAAGACATCGACAAACAAGTACAAATCCTTGCCTCAAACCTTGTCCATGTTTCCGAAACTATGGAAGGATTTGAACAAAGTCTAACAGAAGTAAGCTCAATTGAAACTCGAGTGACCAAACTCACAACCGAACAATCGAAAATTGAATCCTTCCTTTCTTCCTTACAAGAATCTCAGGATTCTGTTTTCACCTTGGTGGAAAACTTGGAAGGCCAAAAACACAATGCACGGGAACTCCAAGCCCGCCTCGACATCCTCGACCGAGAAATCGAAGTGGTGGAAGCGCGTGAAAAAGAACTCACCGAAACCATTCGGCAAGCAGAAAACAGAACCTCCTTCCTTGTGGAACGAGAAGCACAGATTGATTCTGTAGAACGTAAGTTTGACAAAATCGAAGAGTTGCTAGGTGATCTTTCCGACCGCCATCGCCAAATCCTCACCCTCCAAAAACGGTTGGAAGACCTGAAAGAATCTTCCCGCGAAACCAAGGACGATTTGGAATCCCTCCTCGGAGAGGCAGACGAAACCTTCGAAAAACTCTCTGAATTCTTGGACATTGTCCAAGGGGCCATGCAGAGTCCCGTTCCAGCAGGAAAATCCGACCGGAAAGTTTCGGGAAATCCCCTTGTCGAGAGAAAAAGAGCCACCATCCAAAGCCTCCACGACAACTACCAATGGTCTTCCGAGGCAATTAGTGAAAAATTAAATATTGAAAAATCCCTCGTAGATAGCATCCTCGGAGTTAGAAAGAAATAA